The genomic stretch AAGCGAATCGGGTTGAACGACCTGGACAAAGAACTGCGCGAGGTGGAATTGGCGCGCGCTTCCGCCGTCCATCAGCATCAGCAATGGCAGGGCCAGATCGAAGCGACTCGGGCACGCTTGGGTGAACTGGGGCTGGAGCCGCGCGCGCAAGTTTTGATCGATCTGGCCGAGGCCTGCGATCGCGCCCAAATGGCGGCAACGGAACTGGAGCGCTGGCAGCATATTGATGGTCAGCTTGCCGCGGCACAAGCCTCCGCCGCGCAGGCTCTCGCCGCGGCGCTGGAGCGCCGCGGTGTGAAGGCTCTGACCGCCGATCTCGCTGCCGCTTCCCAAACCTATCGCGCGGCTTGCGAGCGCAATGCGGCGCAGGCCATGCAGGCCAGTCGTCGCGACGACCTACAACGACAGCTTTCGATGCGGTTGGCGGCCGAGGCGGCCTATCAGCAGGCGCAGGAAGCGCGCGCGAGCGCACAGGCGCGCCTGCATCAGGCGGCCCAGCGATGCGGTCTCGCGCCAGCGGACGATGACGACCTGCTGGTCGGGCAACTGCGCGAATGGCTGGCCGCGCAGCAAAAGGCGGTCGAGGCCTATCAGCTTGCCTATCAAGAATGGGTGGAGCTGACCGACTTGCTCAAGGGGCGCGCGCTGCAAGAAATGGCGGAGGAAGCGGCACACTGCCAGCAAATTGCTGCGCAGTTAAGCGCGCAACCTCCGGCGCAGCTTGCCTCGGCCAGCAACGAGGATTTGACTCGCGCCCGCGACGCCTACAATCGAGCACGGTCGGACGCCGATCTGCTGCGCGGCCAAGTAAGCGCGCGCCTACCCCAATTACCCCCACTCGCGGAAGCCGAGGAGGAGATGGCGGCGGCGCAATCCGAGCTGGAACGGGTACGGCGGTTAGAGGATACGCTCACCCGCACGCGCGAGTTCCTGCAGCGGGCCCAGGAACGAGCCCATCGCGATATCGCACCAGTGCTGGCGGCTTCGATCGGCCAGTCGCTGGCAGACATCACCGGCGGGCGCTATCGCGAAGCGATCGTCGATCCCGCAAACCTGATGGTGCAAGTGCGCGACCGCCAAGGCGAGTTGCGCGAGGCGACCCGCTTGTCACACGGGAGCGCCGAACAAATCTTCCTGCTGTTGCACGCCGCGCTGGCCAGCCATCTGACCAAAACCGGCGAGGTCTGCCCGATGCTGCTGGATGACGTTACGGTCCATTGCGATCATCAGCGGGTTGAAGCCGTGATGGCAGTGTTGCATCAACTAAGCCGCCAGCGCCAGGTGATTCTGTTCACCCAGGACATGCGCGCATACAACTGGGCGCAGACTTATCGCGACCCCACTCGTGACCGCCTGATCGAACTGCCCCCTCCTGTCTGACGGCTCAGGCCGCGGTGAGTTCTCGATGGTGACCCTAGGCTGTAATTTATCGAAGAGGCCACGCGTTTGTCGGCATTTGGAAAACAGCGACGCCCGCTATTTGGTGTAGATCACGCCGTAGTGATAAGGCGGCAGTTCGATCGCACGCTCGAACCTGAGGCCCGATGAACTGACCGCTGCCGTCACGTCTTCTGGCTCCATTCGCATCGCGGTCCTCGGCCCGCGCGGCTGATTTAAAACCTGGGTCTCCTCTCGCGGGCGGCGATGCCAGTTGACAACCGCGAAGCGCCCGCCCGACTTGAGAATTGCGGCAACCGCTCGTGAAAGACGTTTCTGGTCCGGAACTCCATGAAAGGTGTTCGCGATCAGCACAAAGTCAACTGGCTCGCGAACGACCTCAGCAAGCTGATAGGCGTCTATCGCAAAACAATCGTAATTGGTAATGCCGGCTCGCAGCAGTCGTGCGCGCGCCTTGTCGAGCAATGCGGGGTCGAGGTCGATCGCGATGACATGCCGGTTCATGCGCGCGAGGGGTACGGTGAAGAGCCCATCGCCGCAACAGAGGTCCACAACCTCTGTCTGCGCCTCGACGCCAAGCTTAACAACCACTTGAGCGGGATCGGGCCACAGCGCTTCCCACCAGTCCGGGTCCGGCATTGCGGTTGCTGGAAAAAACCCGGGGAGCAAAGTTTCCATCACGCGTCCCCTGAAAGATCAAAGTTGCAAGCTTGCACTTTCGAAAAGGGGCTGGCCAGCGCTTTGATGGAGTCCCGATCCGGCTATCGCCCCGGGCCGTTCCGTATCAAACCGCTTCCGGTCGGCGGGGCGAGAGACCGCGGGCAATCGCGCCGGGATCGATCGAGACCGTCCGCGCGCTCCACGAACGCATGCACCTTTGCGAGGCGTTGGAACTAACCCTCCAAGATAGTCGTCGAGCGCCGCGTTAGCGATCCCGGTAAAATCACCTCGTTCGAGTGCGTCGAGACCTGCCTTGATTTGGTCACGCAAAGCCCGAAGTTTGAGCTCCTCGCGCCGCTTTGGTTGAAGCATGCGCAGTGCGTCACGGATCGCCTCGCTGGCATTCTGGTACCCGCCTGCCTTGACCACGCCTTCAACGAACGCATCTTGCGGGGCGGTAAAGGTTGACGTTCCAGGCTGGCATAGCCAGTTCTCCCGAATCCAGGAATACCCGATATGGCAAATTTTGCTAACCGGTCCCGGCCGTTGTCACGCTGAGGTCGTGCCTACTAACGGCCCCCGTTCAGGCAAGCACGGCCAACTTATTTGGCCACGGCGAAGCGGGCGTCGCCATCGCGGGCGATCTGCTCCAGCAACCCCAGCTCCCACGCCAAATATGCGCGCATCGCGTCTTCAGGTCCCTGCCGGTTCTGATAGGGTCGATACCAGACGTCCACCGGTTCATCGGCTAGCTGCTCGGGCTGAGTAATAAGCGAAAAGCCCGCCGCGCGCCATCCCGCGGTTCCGGCCCGTAAAGCGAAGACCGGGCGAGCGGTGAGTTTTGCGAGATCGGCGGCGGCAAAACGAGCCAGGACGCCATCGGGCGAGGTTGCCACCAGCGCGCCAGCTTGCGGCAGACGAGGCAGTGCCTGCTCCAAACGGGCGCGAATCGCCCACCAGGCGCCCTCGATATGACCGGCGCGATATTCCAGGCTGGTGGCAAAATCGATAACCGTGGCCGCACCGCTCGCCAGCATCTGGTGCAACTCGCCAGCCTCCAGACTGGCGATCTCCGTGAGCAGCGGCAGGATCTCCGGCCGCTCGGCGCCGCTTTCCCAAGCCCGCGTGGAAAGGTTGTCGCGCAACACGAAGACGTCGCGCCAGCCCATCTGGATGAGCCAGGAGGCGGTCATCCGGGCCCGCACTCCGTCGCTGTCGCCCAGCACCAGCCGGCTTTTGAGCGTCCCGACGTACTGGTCGGTAGCCTGCACCAATTGACCGCCGGGCGCGCAGCGCCAGCCCGCCGGATGGCCGGACTGATACTCGGCCGGCGTACGAACGTCGAGTAGGTAAAGCGCCCGCTGGCTTTGCGACTGCATTTGGGCGAGATCGTTCCAACCGATTTCGCGCAGACCCAAGCGCTGGGCCAAGCTGCTGGCGGCGGCTTGGGCCCGGCTCAAGCCGTCAGCCGAAGGCGGCGGCGCGACGTCATCACGACCATGCGCCAGCTCCAGGCCCGCCAGGCGCCAGCCCATAGTGCCGTTTTCCAAGGCAAAGACCGGGTTTTCCATCCCAGCGTTGATCAGCGACTGCGCGCCGATAATGCTGCGGGTGCGACCAGCGCAATTGACTACCACCGTGGCGGTGCGACCGCGCGCCAGATCGAAGGCGCGATAGACCAGCTCGGCCCCCGGACAATCCAACGCGCCGGGAATGCTCATCACCCGAAATTCTTCCTGGGGTCGGCTGTCGAGGATGATGATGTCTTCGCCCTGCTCCAGCCTGCGCTTGAGCTCGGCGGGTGTGATCCGCGGGGTACCGCATTGATCTTCAACCAGTTCACCGAAGGCTTTGCTGGGCACATTAATGCCGCTGAAGATCTCAAAGCCCGCGCGCCGCCAACCCTCGACACCGCCCTGGAGTACGGCAATATTCTTCCAGCCGAAATCCGACAGCCGGCGGGCCGCTAGCTGGGCCAGTGGGCCGCCGTCCTCATCGATGACGATAGTGCGGGTCTCACGCCGTGGCACCAATGTCGCGGCTCGCAACTCCAAGTGGCTGAGAGGCAGCGAGCAGGCGAATAATAGGTGGCCGGTGGCAAACAGACCTTCTTCGCGCACGTCGAGCAAAGCTACCTCTTCGCCGTCGCCGATCATGCGCTTCACGGCCGCGGGGTTTAACTGCACGCCCCTGCCCTCCTCCGGCATCCCTTGGATGCTCTCATAAGCAGTGTAGGGTGCAGGGCGAGGGAGCAGTCAACGATCAATTCGATTTTGGACCGGGCACTCCAAGGACCTGGACGCTGAGCGCGACGCCGGCACCAAGCGTTCGGCTACAGATCGGGGCTGGAGGGCAGTCGGCTTTCGCCCATCAGATATTGGTCGATACAGCGGGCGGCCTCGCGCCCTTCCCAAATCGCCCACACCACCAGTGATTGCCCTCGGCGCGCATCGCCGGCGGCGAAGATCCCCGCTTCGCTGCTCATGTAGTTGGCGTCGCAGGCAATGTTGCCCCGGGAATCGAGCTTGAGCCCGAGTTGTGAGACCGCACCCTCGGTTTCTGGTCCGAGGAAGCCAAGGGCCAACAGTACCAAATCACACTCGATCTCGAAGTCGGTACCGGGCAGCTCACGCATCGCCATGCGCCCATCGTGACGTTGCCATTCAAGCCGCACTCCGTGCAGCCGTTTGACCCGCCCGCCTTCGCCCGAAAAGCTTTTGGTGTTAACGCTCCAATCGCGAATGACGCCCTCTTCGTGCGAGGTCGAGGTGCGCAGAATCATCGGCCACTGCGGCCACGGCATCTCGGCGGTGCGCTCCGCGGGCGGCTTGGCCAACAACTCAAACTGGGCCACCGACAGCGCGCCCTGGCGATTGGAAGTCCCCAGACAATCGGAGCCGGTATCGCCGCCGCCCAGGATGACCACCCGTTTGCCGTGGGCGCTGATCATCCGGCCCGGAGCGAGTTGGTCGCCGAAATTAAGCTGGTTTTGCAAGGGCAGAAAATCCATCGCGAAATGAATGCCGTCAAGCTCGCGGCCGGGGATACTCAGGTCGCGCGGCTTGGTGGCACCGATCGTCAGGCAGACCGCGTCGAATTCCTGGCGCAGACGCTCGGCGGGGTAATCCACTCCTACCGTGCAACTGGTGCGGAATTCCACGCCTTCGGCGGCCATCTGCTCGATTCGCCGCATGACAATCCATTTCTCCAGCTTGAAGTCGGGTATGCCGTAGGTCAGCAGGCCACCCACCCGATCCGAGCGCTCCATCACGGTAACGCGATGGCCGGCGCGCGCCAGTTGCTGAGCGCAGGCCAGGCCGGCAGGTCCCGACCCAACTATCGCGACCCGTTTGCCAGTGGCGCGGATTGACTTCATCGGTGCGACCCAGCCTTCGGCGAAGGCGTGGTCGATGATGTTCTTTTCCAGCAACTTGATGGTGACGGGATTGTTGTTGATGTTGAGGACGCAGGCTTCCTCGCAGGGGGCCGGACAAATGCGCCCGGTGAATTCGGGAAAATTATTGGTGGCGTGCAGCCGGGTGATGGCCTCGCGCCAGCGCCCGCGATAAACCAGGTCGTTCCAATCCGGGATGATGTTTCCCAGCGGGCAGCCCTTGTGGCAGAAGGGGACTCCGCAATCCATGCAGCGGGCCGCCTGCGCTCGTAACTTGTCCTCGGGCATCTTCAGATCAAACTCGCGCCAATCCCGTAGCCGCTCCTTGACCGGCCGGCGCTGCGGCGCTTCGCGCGCGATTTCCAAAAAGCCCGTGATCTTGCCCATCAGAAAACCCGTACTCCCAACCTTGAAATTGCTCAGCCGCGGACCCGGTTAACCCCGCGACCAGGCAAACAGCGCGCTCCTCTTAGACCGCGGCCAGCCGCATCGTCTCGGCATTGAGATGCTGGCGTTCGAGCACCTTGCGATATTCGGTGGGCAGCACCTTGACGAATTTGCCCCGCAAAGCGTCCCACTGATCCAGCAGGCGGCGCGCTACCGCGCTGTGGGTATATTGCAAATGGCGCGTGATGAGGGTGTGGAGCTGTTGAGCTTCGCCCTCGCCGCTCACCTCGCACAGCTCCACCATGCTGGTATTGCAGCGCTGGGCGAAGCTACCTTCCTCGTCCAGGACGTAAGCTACGCCGCCGCTCATCCCGGCGGCGAAATTACGTCCGGTGCGCCCCAATACCACCACCAGGCCGCGGGTCATATACTCGCAGCCATGGTCGCCCACACCTTCGACCACCGCGAGCGCGCCGCTGTTGCGAACGGCAAAACGCTCGCCGGCGATACCGCGGATAAAGGCCTCGCCGCTGGTGGCGCCGTAGAGCGCCACGTTGCCCACCACAATATTCTCTTCGGCCTTGAAGCGGGCCTGGCGCGACGGACGCACCGTGATAAGCCCGCCCGACAGTCCTTTGCCGCAGTAATCATTGGCGTCGCCCTCCAGATAAAGCGCGACGCCGCGAGCCAGAAAAGCGCCGAAGCTCTGACCCGCCGACCCCTGCAGCAGAACCTGAATAGTATAGGGTGGCAAGCCCTCCTCGCCAAAGCGGCGCGAGATTTCCGCCGACAGCATGGTGCCCACCGCGCGGTCGACATTGCGCACTGGCAGATGGAGTTCCACGGGCTTGCGCTCAGCGAGCGCGGGCGCGCACAACTCGATCAACTGCCGATCCAGCACCTGCTCCAGGCCGTGATCCTGGCTCTCCACGCAATGCAGCGGAGCACCGGGCTCGGCCTGCGGTTGGTGCAGGATGTTGCTCAAGTCGAGCTGGCGCGCCTTCCAATGGTCGCTGGCTGGGTCCGCTTCCAGGCATTCGACATGCCCGACCATTTCTGCCACCGTGCGAAAGCCCAGCTCGGCCATGTATTCGCGTAATTCTTCGGCGATAAACAACATCAGGTTGACGACATGCTCGGGCTTGCCTTCGAATTTGGCCCGCAACACCGGATCCTGGGTGGCCACGCCGACCGGACAGGTGTTGAGATGGCACACTCGCATCATCACGCAGCCCGAGGCCACCAGAGCGGCGCTGGCAAAGCCAAATTCCTCGGCTCCCAACAGCGCCGCAATAGCCACATCGCGGCCCGTCTTGAGCTGGCCGTCGGTCTCGACCCTGATCCGCCCGCGCAGGCCGTTTAGGACCAACGTCTGCTGAGTTTCCGCCAGCCCCAATTCCCAGGGAATACCGGCATGCTTGATCGAACTCAGCGGCGAAGCTCCGGTACCACCGTCATGACCGCTGATTAGAACCACGTCAGCCTTGGCCTTGGCCACACCCGCGGCCACCGTGCCGACCCCGACTTCGGCCACCAGCTTGACGCTGATGCGGGCGCGGTCGTTGGCGTTCTTCAAATCGAAGATGAGCTGGGCCAAATCCTCGATCGAGTAGATATCGTGGTGCGGCGGCGGCGAGATCAAACCGACTCCGGGCGTGGAATAGCGGATTTTAGCGATATACTCATCTACCTTGTGGCCGGGTAGTTGGCCGCCCTCGCCCGGCTTGGCCCCCTGCGCCATCTTGATCTGCAATTCTTCGGCGTTGACCAGGTAATTGCTGGTAACTCCAAAGCGCCCCGAGGCCACCTGCTTGATCGCGCTGCGTCGCCAATCGCCGTTAGCATCGCGGGCGAAGCGCTCGCTGTCCTCACCGCCCTCGCCAGTGTTGCTCTTGCCCCCCAGGCGATTCATCGCGATCGCGAGATTTTCGTGGGCCTCCTTGCTGATCGAACCGAACGACATCGCCCCGGTCTTGAAGCGCTTGACGATCTCGCGCGCTGGCTCGACCTCTTCCAGCGGGATCGAGGGGCGGCGCGGGCGCAGGCGCAGAAGACCGCGCAGGGTCGCC from Candidatus Binataceae bacterium encodes the following:
- a CDS encoding rhodanese-like domain-containing protein yields the protein MQLNPAAVKRMIGDGEEVALLDVREEGLFATGHLLFACSLPLSHLELRAATLVPRRETRTIVIDEDGGPLAQLAARRLSDFGWKNIAVLQGGVEGWRRAGFEIFSGINVPSKAFGELVEDQCGTPRITPAELKRRLEQGEDIIILDSRPQEEFRVMSIPGALDCPGAELVYRAFDLARGRTATVVVNCAGRTRSIIGAQSLINAGMENPVFALENGTMGWRLAGLELAHGRDDVAPPPSADGLSRAQAAASSLAQRLGLREIGWNDLAQMQSQSQRALYLLDVRTPAEYQSGHPAGWRCAPGGQLVQATDQYVGTLKSRLVLGDSDGVRARMTASWLIQMGWRDVFVLRDNLSTRAWESGAERPEILPLLTEIASLEAGELHQMLASGAATVIDFATSLEYRAGHIEGAWWAIRARLEQALPRLPQAGALVATSPDGVLARFAAADLAKLTARPVFALRAGTAGWRAAGFSLITQPEQLADEPVDVWYRPYQNRQGPEDAMRAYLAWELGLLEQIARDGDARFAVAK
- a CDS encoding AAA family ATPase, with product MRFESIKAAAFGCLCDQTLELAPGFNLIYGLNEAGKSTWHAVLYVALCGRRRTKGPPSKAEREFERYRPWAGGGWAVSAAIVLEDGRRIEMRQDLEGGVDCRATDLDLGRDVSSEIVFEGAPDGSRWLGLNRRAFIATACVRQAQLLSLLANADQLQEHLQRAAASAGRDQTAARALELLNVFFSEQVGQDRVNSVRPLRQAINRLEQAQARLEEARRQRAEFDDLAGEAQKAETAAADCESRARAIEAAIAWRTAQEANCRLNRARELAARHPEAPVPVARELAHEVVATLAQWEQRPVLVPLAGPDSAQLRAQLEALPLAPSGDTVPHSEFVAAERDYLDVQGQLELHRKSRPAPLPSPQTGGASASELRDLAHELSLPPPEPAPDLDARGSDLGTKLRRARRASAIGIGGATIMLLLAAGAIAIRQLAWAALAGALCLIAAGWAYLKRIGLNDLDKELREVELARASAVHQHQQWQGQIEATRARLGELGLEPRAQVLIDLAEACDRAQMAATELERWQHIDGQLAAAQASAAQALAAALERRGVKALTADLAAASQTYRAACERNAAQAMQASRRDDLQRQLSMRLAAEAAYQQAQEARASAQARLHQAAQRCGLAPADDDDLLVGQLREWLAAQQKAVEAYQLAYQEWVELTDLLKGRALQEMAEEAAHCQQIAAQLSAQPPAQLASASNEDLTRARDAYNRARSDADLLRGQVSARLPQLPPLAEAEEEMAAAQSELERVRRLEDTLTRTREFLQRAQERAHRDIAPVLAASIGQSLADITGGRYREAIVDPANLMVQVRDRQGELREATRLSHGSAEQIFLLLHAALASHLTKTGEVCPMLLDDVTVHCDHQRVEAVMAVLHQLSRQRQVILFTQDMRAYNWAQTYRDPTRDRLIELPPPV
- a CDS encoding class I SAM-dependent methyltransferase, with product METLLPGFFPATAMPDPDWWEALWPDPAQVVVKLGVEAQTEVVDLCCGDGLFTVPLARMNRHVIAIDLDPALLDKARARLLRAGITNYDCFAIDAYQLAEVVREPVDFVLIANTFHGVPDQKRLSRAVAAILKSGGRFAVVNWHRRPREETQVLNQPRGPRTAMRMEPEDVTAAVSSSGLRFERAIELPPYHYGVIYTK
- a CDS encoding glutamate synthase subunit beta; translation: MGKITGFLEIAREAPQRRPVKERLRDWREFDLKMPEDKLRAQAARCMDCGVPFCHKGCPLGNIIPDWNDLVYRGRWREAITRLHATNNFPEFTGRICPAPCEEACVLNINNNPVTIKLLEKNIIDHAFAEGWVAPMKSIRATGKRVAIVGSGPAGLACAQQLARAGHRVTVMERSDRVGGLLTYGIPDFKLEKWIVMRRIEQMAAEGVEFRTSCTVGVDYPAERLRQEFDAVCLTIGATKPRDLSIPGRELDGIHFAMDFLPLQNQLNFGDQLAPGRMISAHGKRVVILGGGDTGSDCLGTSNRQGALSVAQFELLAKPPAERTAEMPWPQWPMILRTSTSHEEGVIRDWSVNTKSFSGEGGRVKRLHGVRLEWQRHDGRMAMRELPGTDFEIECDLVLLALGFLGPETEGAVSQLGLKLDSRGNIACDANYMSSEAGIFAAGDARRGQSLVVWAIWEGREAARCIDQYLMGESRLPSSPDL